GTAAACAAATGAAAATATTGCTTTTTTTGATTTTATAGATTATTATGATATACGTGACACTAAAATTTCTGACAAAAAATAGGAGAAAAATATATGAATACAAAGAGCCCGGACATAGTGTTTCCTAATTTGGGAATAGAGATTCAACATATAGACCCGATTGCATTTACAATTTTTAATATTGATGTATATTGGTATGGCATCATTATTATCACCGGTGTTATTGCAGGGTTGCTCTTGGCAAGGTACCGTGCAAAAAAAAATGGAGAAGACCCTGAAATATACAGTGATTTTTTATTGTATGCTTTAATTAGTGCTATTATTGGTGCGAGATTATATTATGTTGCATTTGCGTGGGAAGATTATAAAGATAATTTAATGGATATTTTTGCCACACGAGAGGGCGGTCTTGCAATTTATGGAGGTATTATTGGTGCGGCAATCGCACTTGTCGTATATACACGTATAAAAAAAATCAGCTTTGCGCAGATGGCGGATACAGCAGTACCAGGTTTAGCTTTGGGGCAAATGATTGGGCGTATCGGGAACTTCATAAATATGGAAGCCTTTGGTGGCTATACAGATTCAGTATTTGCCATGGCTTTAAAAGCTAGTAAGGCGAAGATTCCTGCATCTATGGTAGAACATATTGGTCCCTTGACAGGATATGAAGGAAATTATTTGCAAGTGCAACCGACATTTGCTTATGAGTCGCTTTGGAACTTGGGTGTAGTTATTTTCTTGATGTTATACACAAAACATAAAAAATTTGAAGGGGAAATATTAGCGATGTATTTCTTGCTGTATGGATTGGGCAGAAGTTGGATTGAAGGGCTTCGAACAGACCAATTATTGATTGGAAGTACGAACATAGCCGCATCCCAAGTACTATCAATTGTTTTGGTGATTGCCAGTGCGGTTTTTATTGTATATAAAAGAAAGAAAGTTAACATATAGGACTTTAGTATCATTTTTTAAAAAAGTGTATATAAAAAAGTCTGTGAAAAGCTATATATAGAGGAAAATGAATGTTTTCCCTCTATATATAGCTTTTTTTTTACGAAAGATTACAAAAAGTAAATTAAACTGACAATTTGATTTTTTTTTTGCCCAGATTACTTGATTTCAGCAGAAAGATGGTCTAAAATAGACATAAGGTGTCAAAAAGTGACAAATAATGTCAAAAAGTGGGGAAAAAGTCAGGAGGTGACAACATGTTCAACGGTGAATATAGCCATTCTATTGATAGCAAGGGGCGTATTACGATGCCGGCAAAGTTTCGTGAAGAACTTGGTGAAGAATGTGTTGTTGCCAGAGGATTTGAAGGGTGTCTAAGTGTTTATCCAATACAAGAGTGGGAAAAATTAACAAACTTTTTAATGAGTGCTTCTGAGTTTCAAAAAGAAATTCGTCTGATGCGTCGAGCGATACTAGCGACGGCGATTTCTTGCTCATATGATAAGCAAGGACGGATTTTGATTAGTAATGAGCTGCGTTCTAGAGGAAATCTAACAAAGGAAGTAATGATCGTCGGTGTTGGACCTAAGATTGAACTATGGGATAAAGAGACATGGGAAGAGTTTAATGATATTAGCGACGATGACTTGTCTGCACTTGCAGAAGGAATATTAAATGGAAATCGATCCAGGGACGGAGGCATTTAATGGAATTTAAACACATATCAGTGTTATTAGATGAATGTATAGAAGGTTTAAAAATAAAAGAAAATGGAGTCTATGTAGATGGAACCTTGGGAGGTGCCGGACATGCAAGTGAAATTGCAAAACGCCTTTCAAAAGAAGGGGTTTTCATTGGATTTGATCAAGACTTAGATGCAATTGCCACATCATCGAAAAAATTTGATTCGATGCAATGTCGGGTGGAGTTGGTCCATTCAAACTATGAAGCAATGCGTTCAGAATTGGAGCGACTGGACATTAGCGGGGTAGATGGCATATTACTTGATTTAGGGGTATCCTCCTATCAATTGGACACACCAGAGCGAGGGTTTTCCTATATGCAGGATGCACCATTGGATATGCGGATGAATCAGACGTTAACAACGACAGCAAAAGATGTCGTTAATACCTATAGTGAAAAAGAGTTGACGCGGGTTCTAAAAGTGTATGGCGAGGAGCGATTTGCATCTAGAATTGTAAAGAAAATCATCGCAACGCGAGAGCTAAAGCCTATAGAAACGACAAAAGAACTTGTACAAATTATTGACGGATGTATTCCGACAAAATATAAAATCAATTATGGGCATCCAGCAAAAAGAACGTTCCAAGCACTTCGTATTGAGGTTAACCGTGAACTCGAAGTTCTAGAGAACACTCTATCTGACATGATTGATTTGTTAAAACCAAATGGACGACTATGTGTGATTACATTTCACTCCTTAGAAGATCGCATCGTAAAACATATTTTTAAAGACAATGAGGATCCTTGTACCTGCCCCAAAGATTTCCCGGTTTGTGTTTGTGGCTTAAAGCCAAAAGGGAAGATGAAACCAAGAAAACCGATATTGCCTTCAGAAGAAGAAATGGAGCATAATTCTCGGTCAAAAAGTGCAAAGCTAAGAATATTTGAAAGAGTAGGTGAATAATGTGGGGGAAAGGAAAAAAAATTATTCATATGCATATCGCACAATAGGTAGTAATGCTGTACAAGTTGTTCAGGAAGAGGAAGTTGTAGAAAAAAAAGTAAGACGAAAGCAAGTGTCGAATAAAACAGATGCAATCTACTTAGAAGAGCCTAAACGTCAGATTTCTGCTGACTCAATCAATCGTCTCTGTACTTTTGTTGTTGCTTTTGTTATAATTGCAACGTTAGGTGTATGTGTAACCTATCTTGAGACACAACTAAACATTAATCGATTGAATGCTGAAATCGATAAAGTTAAAACACAAATTTCAAAAGTAACAAATGAGAATAATCAATTGGAACAAGATATTGATAGTATGGTCGATTTGGATCAAGTCTATCAAGAAGCAACGAATCGTTTAGGTATGCGCTTACCAGGTCCGAGTGAAGTGTATTATATCAGTTATGAACCTGTAAGCTATACAACAAAATATAAACAAATTGAAAAAAAATCAGAAAATGTGACGATGGGACAAGTGCTAGGGCATATTTTCAAAGTTGGTGAATAATGTGTTAGAAAAAAGTGAAAAAGGAATGAAAAGAAAGGGTATGTTTCTTTTCATTGCCTTTATTTTAGGGTTTATAGCTTTAATTGGTCAGTTGACGTATATAGTGTTTGTCGAAGGAAAAAATTATAATCTCGCTGTTTTGCAAAATGTTGCTAGGCGAGAAGGTAGTGTTACTTTAAATGATAAACGAGGGCGTATTCTTGATCGCAATGGAATTGTCTTTGCAGAATCTGTGGCTACCTATGATTTAATATTCGATGCCCGATTGCTCAGTGGACAAGAGGAAGAGACGGTTGAAAAAACGATTCAATATCTTAATGATCATCTTGGATTTTCTAAAGCAGAGTTAAGGCAAAAATTAATAGATAATAGTCATAATAGCTATGATATTATAGGAAAAGGTTATAGTTATAATCAATTTAAACAGATCAAGGAAGATATAGATACGTATAAGGTGATCGGTATTTTTTATCGAGAACATTATGAGCGTAATTATCCCTATCCAACAATTGCATCAGATATTATTGGTTTTGTGAACAATGATTTTTCAGGAGCATATGGGATTGAACTTGAGTATGACAAGTTTTTAAAAGGTGACCCAGGTCGAATGTATGGCTCTGTGGGAGATGACAACATGGTCGAAGTGAATGAGGTTCCGGCAGTTAATGGGGATGATGTCACGCTAACGATTGATTATACGATTCAAAAGCATATTAAAGATGCTATTAATACCTTTAGGGAAGATATGGATGCAACGTTTGTCCAAGTTATTGTCATGAATCCAAATACCGGAGAGATTTATGGGATGGTCAATGATCCGGATTTTAGTTTGGAAAATCCATATGATTTGACAGCATATTATGAACCGGATATTTTAGAAGTGATGACCCAAGAAGAAAAGTCAGTAGCATTAAACAACTTATGGAAGAATGAATCCATTACCAATGCATATGAACCTGGAAGTACTTTCAAACCATTTGTTTTTGCTGCGGCGCTTGAGGAACAAAAAACAACCTTAGATCAGACGTATGAGTGTAATGGTTATTTACAGGTAGCAGACCGTAGAATAAATTGTTGGAAAACCGGAGGACACGGAACACAAACCATTGCTCAAGGTCTCGAAAATTCTTGTAACGTTGTGTTTATGCATTTGGGCGAGCAATTGGGACGCGATCTTTTTTATAAGTATCAGCATATGTTTGGCTTTGGAGCGGTGACCAATATTGATCTTAATGGAGAAACATCGGCCAGAAATTTGATTCATAAAGTTGAGAATCTAAATCAAGTTGAATTGGCAACCAGTGCCTTTGGTCAGACTTTTGGAATTACACCGTTACAATTGATTACAGGGTTTTCATCGTTGATTAATGGTGGAAAGTTATATGAACCGCATTTAGTTAAGAATATTCAAAATGAACAGCAGATTGTTGAGACCCATCAGCCAAAACTTGTTCGTCAAGTTATCAGTGAAGAAGTGGCGGAGATTACAAAGTATGCGTTGGCAGGCGTTGTTAATGAAGGTACTGGTCGTAAGGCATCCATCGCAGGCTATGAAATTGGAGGAAAGACAGGAACAGCGGAGACATTAGGACGCGATGATCAACATTATATAGTTTCTTTTATTGGATTTGCACCAATAGAAAATCCAGAGGTTATTACACTTGTTGTTGTGGATGAACCCAAATCGAGTGTTATTAATTCACGCTTTTCTGCGAGTATTTTTGTTGACGTCATGGAAGATGTCATGCCTTACCTACATATTTTTAAAGAGGTTGAACAACCTGTAGAAGAGGAGACAAATATAACAGATGAGGTAGATACTTCAATTACATCAGAATAGGAGGAACTATGAAACTAAAAGGATTGCTAGAAGGACAAAAATATAGAGTTATACAAGGCGATATTAATTGCAATGTCAAAGGAATACAAAATGATTCAAGAAAAATTGAAAAGGGATTTGTCTTTGTTGCTATAAAAGGATTTGAGCAAGATGGGCATGTCTATATTGGCCAAAGCATTATAAATGGTGCGAGTGCAATCGTATTAGAAGATGTATCACTCTATGATGGAGAGATTGCCCAGGAAGTGACAGTGGTGCAAGTTGATAATGCACGAAAAGTACTATCATCAATGGCAACGCATTTTTTTAATCATCCCTCATCACAATTTAAGTTATGTGGTGTTACAGGAACAAACGGCAAGACGTCAACCGTATTTTTGATTAATAATATATTGGAATATATTGGAAGAAAAACAGGGTTGATTGGTACGATATTGAACAAAATAGGTAATGAAAGTTTTGAAACGGAACGTACGACGCCGGAATCCATAGAAGTAAAACGGTTATTTAAGCAGATGGCGGATGCAAATGTTCAAGATGTAATTATGGAGGTGTCCTCCCACGCGCTTGACTTATATCGTGTGGCGTATACACAGTTTGATGTGGCGGTTTTTACGAATTTGACATTAGACCACTTGGACTATCATAAGACAATGGAAAATTATCGCGATGCAAAAATGAAGCTTTTTACTATGGCTAAAACCGGTGTCATCAATATTGATGATGAGGCGGGACGCTATATTTTGAAGCATTCAACATGTTCGCAGCATATCACATATAGTATACTAGATCCTAGTGCTGTCTTATATGCTTCCAATATCAAGAATCATCTATCTGGAGTAGAATTCATATTAAACTATAATCAAAAAATATATCCGGTGAACTTGCAGACACCTGGAGACTTTAGTGTCTATAATGGATTGGCTGCCATTGGTGCTGCCTTGAGCTTGGGTGTCCAAATAGAAGAGATTCTTAATGCGTTGGCGCAAAATAGTCGTATAAAAGGTCGGTTTGAAACCATCGAATCTCCAAAGGGATATAATGCAATTGTAGATTATGCACATGCACCGGATGGTCTTGAGAATGTACTAAAATCCATGAAAGGATTTGCTCCTAAGCGGGTTATTACAGTGTTTGGGTGTGGAGGCGATAGAGACAGGTCAAAGCGTCCGATTATGGGAGAAATTGGAGGACGATATTCGGATTATTGTATTATAACATCGGATAATCCAAGAACAGAAGATCCGGAATGCATTCTTGACGAAGTTGAGGAGGGTATATCAAAGACAACGTGTCCGTATCTAAGAATTGTTGACCGAAGAGCAGCTATCCAGAAGGCGCTTTCTATTGCAGAGCCCAAGGATTTGATATTGGTTGCAGGAAAAGGTCATGAAGATTATCAAATCATTGGCAAAGAAAAAATTCATTTTGACGATGCAGAAGAAATAAAAAAATATATCAAGGAGAATGAAGATGTCAACTAATTGGATAATTCCCCTTATGTTAACCTTTGTCATTACAGCAATCATTGGCCCAAGGTTGCTCCCGATTTTAAAACGCTTAAAATTTGGACAACATGTTCGAGATGATGGTCCACAAACACATCTGAAAAAGCAAGGGACGCCAACGATGGGAGGCGTTATTTTCATTATCGGTATCGTGATTGCTGCTTTTATATGGGGTAGACAGAACGGGGAAATGCTTATTGTACTATTAACGATGCTTTCCTTTGGCATTATAGGTTTTCTTGATGATTGGTTAAAAATAAAAAAACGACAATCCGAAGGTTTGTCAGCAAGACAAAAATTTGGTTTACAAGTTATTGTAGCACTTGCTTATTTATTTATCGGACTAAAAACAAAGTTGCTGACAACGGTAATTATTATACCTTTTGTATATGGTTATGAACTTAACCTAGGGCTGTTTTTTATTCCTATCATGCTTGTTGTAATTTTAGGGACAGTTAATGGAGTTAATTTGACCGATGGATTAGATGGATTGGCGACTTCGGTGACAAGTGTCATTAGTTTCTTCTTTGTGTTGGCGGCTATTATTTTAGAAACCAACCAAGAGCTTATGCCGGCTATTGTTACAGGAGCTTTAATTGCCTTTTTGCTTTATAATACATATCCGGCAAAAGTGTTTATGGGGGACACAGGTTCTCTTGCTTTAGGAGGGTTTGTAGCAGCAATGGCAATTAGCTTGAGAATACCGCTATTTATTTTACTCTTTGGAGTTATCTATCTAATCGAATCACTCTCTGTAATTATTCAGGTGGGATATTATAAAAAACATAAAAAACGTATTTTTAAAATGGCGCCGATCCATCATCACTTTGAATTAAGTGGTATGGCAGAGACACAAGTTGTAACATATTTTACCATTATCACGGTGATCATGTCACTGGTCGCACTATTGGCAATATAGTATTTTGCATGAACGATGAGGATATTCGATGAAAAGAAATAAAAAGAACCATAAAAAATATAATCGTGTATTTATGAGTACACCAACAGAATATAGTGTTATTTTTGTCGTATTGTTCTTGGTAGTTTTTGGAATTATTATGGTTTATTCATCAAGTTTTTATTCCTCTGTATCCGGTGATGCACTAGAACCTTACATGAAGCAAACGATTTATGCTGTAGTTGGATTAATCATTATGATGATTATATCAAGGGTTCAAATTACTTTTATGAATAAGTTTGTTGTCTTAGGATATTTAACGACGGTCTTTTTACTTGTGGCAGTACTTTTTGTGGCGGACAATGTCAAAGGGGCAAAGCGATGGATAGAAATTGGTAATTTTAATCTTCAGCCATCAGAACTAGCTAAGTTTACAATTATTGTTACATTAGCACTGTTCTTAACAATGTTTAAAAAACATTTAAGTGAACCCAAAGTTTTAGGATTGCTTGGAGTAATTGTATTAATTCCTTTAGCCTTAATTGCAAAGGAAGACTTAAGTACAGCAGTTGTTTTTTTGGCTATATGTGGTGCGATGCTTTTTGTCGCATATAGGCATATCATTAAGTTGTTTGTATTTGCGATTATGTTACTTGTAATGAGTAGTGGTTTTGTACTTTTGTCGTCTTATCGTATGGGACGGATTAAAACATACTTAGAAGGCCCGTGGTCAGATCCGGAAGGTGTAGGACGCCAAATCATTCAGTCGCTATATGCGATTGGCTCTGGAGGACTAACAGGAATTGGCTTAGGACAAAGTATGCAAAAGATGGGCTATATATCTGAAGCGCACAACGATATTATCTTTGCAGTCATTTGTGAAGAATTAGGCCTTTTAGGAGGCGTGGCAATCATCGGTCTGTATATGGTTCTTATCTATCGCATTGCCCAGATATCGATTACAGCCAAATCAATGGAACATTATTTGATTGGGGTTGGAGTCATGACACATATAGGGATACAGGCGTTTATTAATATCGGGGTTGCGATTAACTTAATTCCAACAACGGGAATGCCTTTACCATTTATTAGTTATGGAGGGGCTTCAATAATTATGCTGCTCGCTGAAATAGGGCTAGTTCTTAATATAGCGCGACATAATTATATCGAAGCAATGATTGGAGAGTGATGCTATGCGCTTAAAGCGAAAAATAATGCGACGAATAATTGTCATATCAGTTATTCTTATTGGGATTTTGGTGGTTGTTGCCATAAAAACACCCATTGAGGCAATTACCATTCAGGGAAGTACGTATTATACACGAGAAGAAATTATTGCTTTGTTGCCCTATAATGAACAAGCTTCTGTTTTTGACGTCATGCTTAATCGTGTCGATCGTATTACAGATAAAGGGTACATTTCTAGAATGGAAATCTCATATCCGGATTTGAAAAACATAAAGATTCAAATTTATGAAAAAGAAATTATTGGATATGTTGAATATCTAGGAAAATATTTGTGTATTGATAATAATGGTTATATTGTTGATTATACAGATAAACCTAGTGAAAAACCAATTGTTAAAGGGATTGATATATCAGAGTTTACAATATATGAACCTTTAGAAGTAGATAAAGCAATTGTTGATGCAGTATATACTATTTATAGAAACATGGAGGCATTTGACATACCTGTCCAAAGCATTGACTTTTCCTATGGAAAGGATACGCAGATATCTCTTGAATGTGGAAGTTTGGAGGTTTTTATAGGAGATATTGCAAGAATTGAAGAAAAATTCCAATTAATGCGAGAAATAATACATACTTTACCAGAAGGTGAAAGTGGATTTTTATCCATTGAAAATGTTGATCAAAATATCATATTTAAAAGTGATCGTACTACATCTTGAAAAATATTTAGAGTTATAGCATATATTGTATATTTATTACTTGCAAAAATTGCATAAAATACTTATACTAGATACAAAGGTAGAATAGAATAGCTGAATAGAAAAACACGTATATTAGAACGTGAGGAGGATATAAGTTGTTGGAAATTAAAGCAAATGAAACAAATACAGCAGCAAAGATTATAGTCGTAGGTATAGGTGGCGGCGGAAACAATGCAGTTAATCGAATGATTGAAGGAAGTTTGGAAGGTGTGGACTTTGTTGCAATTAATACAGATGCCCAAGCATTGCAGGCTTCAAAAGCACCTGTAAAAATTCAAATTGGAGAAAAATTAACTCGCGGATTGGGTGCGGGAGCAAAACCTGAAATTGGTTTAAAGGCAGCAGAAGAAAGCCGTGATGAATTAGCGGATATGATAAAAGATGCAGATATGGTTTTTATTACAGCAGGAATGGGTGGCGGAACAGGTACAGGAGCGGCTCCGGTTGTTGCGTCAATTGCTAGAGAGATGGATATATTAACTGTTGGTGTTGTCACAAAGCCTTTTGTATTTGAAGGTAAGGCGCGTATGACCAATGCAACAATGGGTATCGAGGAATTAAAGCGATTCGTGGATACACTTATTGTCATTCCAAATCAAAAGCTGTTAAGCGTCATTGATCGACGAACCACTATGCGTGATGCATTTAAGAAGGCAGATGAAGTTTTACAACAAGGTGTCCAAGGGATTTCTGACCTTATATATACTCCGGGTATTATTAACCTTGACTTTGCAGACGTTGCAACGGTTATGAGCAATAAAGGCGTCGCACACATTGGTGTAGGTCATGCCCATGGAGACAATAAAGCAGAAGATGCAGCGAAGCTGGCGATTTCAAGTCCGCTTCTTGAGACGACCATTGATGGTGCACGACATATGCTTATTAATATTAGTGGAGATTCAAACATGTCGATGTTTGATGCTAATGATGCAATACAACTTATCCAAGAGGCGGCAGGCAACAATGCTAACGTTATCTATGGACAAAGTATTGATGATTCGTTAGAAGATCAAATCATTGTTACTGTTATTGCAACTGGATTTGAAGAGACAGATGAGGAGACGCCAGTGGCAGTCCAACCAAGTCAAAGCGCCGCACAAGTTGAAGAAAAAGAAGTGGCAACAGAGCCAGAACAGACAGAGCAAGCAGATCAAACAACGGTAGAAAACACTAACGAACAAGAGGTGCCAAAGCCATCAAAGCCTACAGTAAGCAATACTTATGATCGAATAGAGATACCTGAATTCTTGCAAAAACGCAAAAAGTTCTAGGAGGTACGTATGAGATGTCCATATTGTAACAGTGATGCGATAAGGGTGATTGATTCAAGACCTTCTGAAGAACAAAATGCGATACGCAGGCGTCGACATTGTGAAGAATGTGATCGAAGGTTCACAACATATGAAACCATTGAAAGCGCTCCGCTAATTGTTATCAAAAAAGACCGTTCACGGGAACCATATTCTCGAGATAAGATATTGTCTGGACTGATTCGTTCATGCCACAAACGTCCTATTTCGATGTCACAAATTGACGCAGTTATCGATGCGATAGAAAATAACTTATATAATACGATGAAAAAAGAAGTCGACAGTGCATATATCGGCGAGCTTGTAATGGAACAATTGCGAAAGCTTGATCAAGTAGCCTATGTACGATTTGCGTCTATTTATCGTGAGTTTCAAGATATCAATACTTTTGTTAATGAAATCAATAAAATGATTACAGAAGAATAATGTTTACAAAAAAGATATGTATGTGCCCTGATGTTGTGATGTGCCCATATATATCTTTTTATTATACATAAAAGTCATTGGATACATAACTTATATGTTTAGTATGAGAAAAGTATTGACAAAGAATCTATTCCCTGATACTATAAGTAAAATCCTTTTAACATTCTATCGATAAATAATAGGATGTTAACTGAACCCGTTGATGCATAGATAAGGTGTATAGGAGGTAACAAAATGAATAAAAATTACAAGTTTGACACGTTGCAATTACATGGTGGACAAGAACCTGATCCAACAACAGGTTCACGCGCTGTTCCGATTTATCAAACCACATCGTATAATTTTAAAGATTTTGAACACGGAGAAAATCTTTTTGCTCTAAAAGAAGCCGGGAACATATATACACGTATAATGAATCCGACAACAGCCGTATTTGAGGAACGTATGGCTTTACTTGAAGGCGGTGTGGGTGCATTGGCTGTTGCTTCAGGTTCGGCGGCGATTACGTATTCTGTTATGAATATTGCAGGTGCTGGAGATGAAATTGTTGCTGCAAATACACTTTATGGCGGAACGTTTAACTTGTTTGCCAATACATTGCCACAATATGGAATTCAAACAGTTTTTGTAGACCCTAGCGATGTACAAAATTTTGCAAAAGCCATAACAGATAAAACAAAGGCAATTTTTATTGAATCGATTGGAAATCCCCGAGTGAACCTTATTGATATTGAAAAGGTTGCACAGATAGCTCATGAACATCATATTCCTCTTATTGTAGATAATACATTTGGAACACCGTATCTTATTCGACCCTTCGAGTTTGGTGCAGATATTGTTGTGCATTCAGCTACAAAATATATTGGAGGACACGGAACTTCAATTGGTGGGGTTGTTGTTGATTCAGGAAAATTTGATTGGACAAATTCTAATAAGTTTCCTCGATTTACACAACCGGATTCTAGCTATCATGGTATAGTATATGCAAAAGACGTCGGTGCGGCGGCATATATTACAAAAATGCGGGTAACGCTTCTTCGAGATACGGGTGCTGCGTTAAGTCCATTTAATGCCTTTTTGTTTTTACAGGGATTAGAAACCTTGTCGTTACGTGTACAAAGGCATGTTGATAATGCTCAAACGATTGCCGAGTATCTAGAAAAGCATCCGAAAGTCAAGTGGGTTAATTATCCAGGGCTACCTTCCAGCCCGGATTACGAATTAAAGAAAAAATATTTGCCAAAAGGTGCAGGCGCTATCTTTACTTTCGGTTTAGAAGGAGGATATGAAGCGGCAAAAACGTTTATCAACAAATTGGAACTATTTAGCCTTTTAGCCAATGTGGCCGATGCAAAATCATTGGTGATTCATCCGGCATCAACAACACATCAGCAGCTTTCGGATGAGGCGAAAAAAGAAGCAGGTGTTACGCAAGAGATGATTCGATTATCCGTCGGAATCGAAGATGTCGAGGACTTAATCGATGACCTAAAACAAGCATTAGAAAGTTGAGGGATATGATGACTATTCATAATAATATGATGGAATTAATTGGAAAGACTCCGTTGTTATACATGGATCGTATTGCAAAGGCGCATGGAGCGCTAGGAAGAATTGTAGGTAAGTTGGAGTTTTTTAATCCGGGAGCCAGTGTAAAAGATCGTATTGCATTAAATATGATTCTTAAGGCAGAACAAGAAGGAAAGCTAGACAAGGATACAATAATTATTGAACCGACAAGTGGGAATACGGGAATAGGCTTAGCATCCATTGCAGCAGCACGAGGATATAAAATCATTCTTACAATGCCTGAATCTATGAGTATTGAACGTCGACGCTTGCTAGGAAGCTTTGGAGCAAAGATTGTATTAACCGATAGCACTAAAGGAATGCGAGGTGCAATTGATAAAGCAAATGCGTTAGCTGAAAGTTATGCGAAAGTATTCATCCCTAGTCAGTTTGATAATCCGGCGAACCCGGAAATTCATCAAAAAACAACGGCGGTTGAAATTTTAAAAGACACGGACAAGAATGTAGCAGCTTTTGTAGCAGGCGTTGGAACGGGAGGAACGATTACCGGTGTTGGAAAAGTGCTCAAAGAACAACTATCAGATGTATATGTCGTCGCAGTTGAGCCTAAGGATTCGGCTGTTCTTTCGGGACAAGCACCAGGTCCTCATAAAATTCAAGGGATAGGAGCCGGGTTTATTCCGAAAGTAATGGATGTTCATCTGCTGGATGAAATTATACAAGTGAGCAATGAAGATGCCATTGCAATGGCTAGAGAAATTGCCCGTACTGAAGGTATCTTGGTGGGTATATCTGCAGGTGCAAATGTGTATGCAGCCATAGAACTTGCAAAGCGTGAAACGTTTAGAGATAAAAATATTGTGACCATTATTTGTGATACCGGAGAGCGTTATCTTTCTACAGGCTTATTTGATTAATTCATTGAAACATAGAGACTTTTCATAGTATGTAAAAAGGTGTATCAAAAGACGATGCACCTTTTTTTCGTGCTGAAATAGCCAAAAAGTGTGATTGTACATAAAAAAAAGTGTAGGTATAATCAGCTTAGGAGGACGGCTATGTATTGTAAAATTTTTTGTGGAACACTATTAGGAATTAAAGGGATGCTTATTGATGTTGAAGTTGATATTTCAGAAGGTTTTCCCAAATTAGATATCGTCGGAATGCCGGGCAGTGTTATCAAAGAGGCAAAAGAGCGAGTAAGAACAGGAATAAAAAACTCGGGATATACATTTCCGTATAAACGAATAACGATTAATCTAGCTCCGGCGCATATTCGTAAAGAGGGTGTGGGATTTGATTTGGCCATTGCTGTAGGCATT
This sequence is a window from Vallitaleaceae bacterium 9-2. Protein-coding genes within it:
- the mraZ gene encoding division/cell wall cluster transcriptional repressor MraZ; translated protein: MFNGEYSHSIDSKGRITMPAKFREELGEECVVARGFEGCLSVYPIQEWEKLTNFLMSASEFQKEIRLMRRAILATAISCSYDKQGRILISNELRSRGNLTKEVMIVGVGPKIELWDKETWEEFNDISDDDLSALAEGILNGNRSRDGGI
- a CDS encoding penicillin-binding transpeptidase domain-containing protein, which produces MLEKSEKGMKRKGMFLFIAFILGFIALIGQLTYIVFVEGKNYNLAVLQNVARREGSVTLNDKRGRILDRNGIVFAESVATYDLIFDARLLSGQEEETVEKTIQYLNDHLGFSKAELRQKLIDNSHNSYDIIGKGYSYNQFKQIKEDIDTYKVIGIFYREHYERNYPYPTIASDIIGFVNNDFSGAYGIELEYDKFLKGDPGRMYGSVGDDNMVEVNEVPAVNGDDVTLTIDYTIQKHIKDAINTFREDMDATFVQVIVMNPNTGEIYGMVNDPDFSLENPYDLTAYYEPDILEVMTQEEKSVALNNLWKNESITNAYEPGSTFKPFVFAAALEEQKTTLDQTYECNGYLQVADRRINCWKTGGHGTQTIAQGLENSCNVVFMHLGEQLGRDLFYKYQHMFGFGAVTNIDLNGETSARNLIHKVENLNQVELATSAFGQTFGITPLQLITGFSSLINGGKLYEPHLVKNIQNEQQIVETHQPKLVRQVISEEVAEITKYALAGVVNEGTGRKASIAGYEIGGKTGTAETLGRDDQHYIVSFIGFAPIENPEVITLVVVDEPKSSVINSRFSASIFVDVMEDVMPYLHIFKEVEQPVEEETNITDEVDTSITSE
- the rsmH gene encoding 16S rRNA (cytosine(1402)-N(4))-methyltransferase RsmH gives rise to the protein MEFKHISVLLDECIEGLKIKENGVYVDGTLGGAGHASEIAKRLSKEGVFIGFDQDLDAIATSSKKFDSMQCRVELVHSNYEAMRSELERLDISGVDGILLDLGVSSYQLDTPERGFSYMQDAPLDMRMNQTLTTTAKDVVNTYSEKELTRVLKVYGEERFASRIVKKIIATRELKPIETTKELVQIIDGCIPTKYKINYGHPAKRTFQALRIEVNRELEVLENTLSDMIDLLKPNGRLCVITFHSLEDRIVKHIFKDNEDPCTCPKDFPVCVCGLKPKGKMKPRKPILPSEEEMEHNSRSKSAKLRIFERVGE
- a CDS encoding septum formation initiator family protein, giving the protein MGERKKNYSYAYRTIGSNAVQVVQEEEVVEKKVRRKQVSNKTDAIYLEEPKRQISADSINRLCTFVVAFVIIATLGVCVTYLETQLNINRLNAEIDKVKTQISKVTNENNQLEQDIDSMVDLDQVYQEATNRLGMRLPGPSEVYYISYEPVSYTTKYKQIEKKSENVTMGQVLGHIFKVGE
- the lgt gene encoding prolipoprotein diacylglyceryl transferase; the protein is MNTKSPDIVFPNLGIEIQHIDPIAFTIFNIDVYWYGIIIITGVIAGLLLARYRAKKNGEDPEIYSDFLLYALISAIIGARLYYVAFAWEDYKDNLMDIFATREGGLAIYGGIIGAAIALVVYTRIKKISFAQMADTAVPGLALGQMIGRIGNFINMEAFGGYTDSVFAMALKASKAKIPASMVEHIGPLTGYEGNYLQVQPTFAYESLWNLGVVIFLMLYTKHKKFEGEILAMYFLLYGLGRSWIEGLRTDQLLIGSTNIAASQVLSIVLVIASAVFIVYKRKKVNI